One Glycine max cultivar Williams 82 chromosome 6, Glycine_max_v4.0, whole genome shotgun sequence DNA segment encodes these proteins:
- the LOC100817381 gene encoding hexosyltransferase GAUT11 yields the protein MRRRAAEFRRPVRRRFSHWIWLLLGAFSLAGLVLFFVQYNHSEDRVHHPLLERNAKVEHFAKRYNFTEEILSATSFSRQLAEQMVLAKAYVIIAKEHNNLHLAWELSSKIRSCQLLLSKAAMTGEPVTMEEAEPIIKSLSSLIFKAQDVHYDIATTIATMKSHIQALEERANTATIQSTVFAQISAEALPKSLHCLNVKLMADWLKMPSLQKLSHESRISPRLTDNNLNHFCIFSDNVLATSVVVNSTVMNADHPKQLVFHIVTDGINYGAMQAWFFSNDFKGATLEVQNIEKFHWLNESYSPIVKQLRIPESRAFYFGPYQGANVEPKLQNPKFLSLLNHLRFYIPEIYPLLEKVVFLDDDVVVQKDLTPLFSLDLHGNVNGAVETCLEAFHRYYKYLNFSNSIISSKFDPQACGWALGMNVFDLVAWRKANVTARYHYWQEQNADGTLWKLGTLPPALLSFYGLTEPLDRRWHVLGLGYDLNIDNRLIESAAVIHFNGNMKPWLKLAIGRYKPLWHKYINQSHPHLQDCAAG from the coding sequence GAGAGAAATGCTAAAGTTGAACATTTTGCCAAGAGATATAATTTTACTGAGGAAATTTTAAGTGCAACATCCTTTTCACGGCAGTTAGCAGAGCAAATGGTTCTGGCCAAGGCTTATGTGATTATTGCCAAAGAGCACAATAATCTTCACCTTGCCTGGGAGCTTAGCTCAAAGATTAGAAGTTGTCAGCTTTTGCTTTCAAAAGCTGCCATGACTGGGGAGCCTGTGACCATGGAGGAAGCTGAGCCAATTATTAAAAGCTTGTCTTCTCTAATTTTCAAGGCACAAGATGTTCATTATGACATTGCAACCACTATAGCAACAATGAAATCACATATTCAAGCACTTGAAGAGCGTGCAAATACAGCGACAATTCAAAGTACTGTGTTTGCTCAAATATCAGCTGAAGCACTACCCAAGAGTCTTCATTGCTTAAATGTGAAACTTATGGCTGATTGGCTGAAGATGCCATCCCTGCAAAAACTCTCACATGAGAGTAGAATCTCCCCACGGCTCACAGATAATAATCTAAATCATTTCTGCATTTTTTCAGATAATGTACTGGCTACATCTGTAGTTGTTAACTCAACTGTCATGAATGCTGACCATCCAAAACAGTTAGTCTTTCACATTGTTACTGATGGTATCAATTATGGAGCAATGCAAGCATGGTTCTTCAGTAATGACTTTAAAGGGGCTACCTTAGAGGTTCAGAATATTGAGAAGTTTCATTGGTTGAATGAATCTTATTCTCCAATTGTCAAACAACTACGCATTCCAGAATCACGAGCCTTTTATTTTGGACCTTATCAAGGTGCAAATGTTGAGCCAAAATTGCAAAACCCCAAGTTTTTGTCTTTACTAAATCATCTTCGGTTTTACATCCCTGAGATTTATCCACTACTTGAGAAGGTTGTTTTCCTcgatgatgatgttgttgttcagAAGGACCTAACCCCACTTTTCTCACTGGATTTGCATGGAAATGTGAATGGAGCTGTTGAAACTTGTCTAGAAGCCTTTCATAGGTACTACAAGTATCTCAACTTCTCAAATTCAATTATAAGCTCAAAGTTTGATCCACAAGCATGTGGATGGGCACTTGGTATGAATGTTTTTGACTTGGTTGCATGGAGGAAAGCAAATGTGACTGCAAGGTATCATTATTGGCAGGAGCAGAATGCTGATGGGACACTCTGGAAACTCGGTACGCTTCCACCTgctcttttaagtttttatggTTTGACAGAACCACTTGACAGAAGATGGCATGTTTTAGGGTTGGGTTATGACCTAAACATTGACAACCGCCTCATTGAAAGTGCAGCAGTTATTCATTTTAATGGGAACATGAAACCATGGCTGAAGTTAGCTATAGGCAGGTATAAGCCATTATGGCACAAGTACATAAACCAAAGTCACCCTCATCTACAAGATTGTGCCGCAGGTTAA